The following proteins come from a genomic window of Sander vitreus isolate 19-12246 chromosome 14, sanVit1, whole genome shotgun sequence:
- the atat1 gene encoding alpha-tubulin N-acetyltransferase 1 isoform X1: MEFSFDINQLFPERVSILDQTIVTGPKSALRPDLQAHIATVIDELGRASAKAQQLPAAITSASKLQSQRHQLYLLKDGESNRGRGVVVGFLKVGYKKLFLLDRQGEHVEAEPLCVLDFYIAENMQRHGYGLELFDFMLQHKNLEPVLMAYDRPSPKFLSFLAKHYCLTPSVPQANNFVVYEGFFLNRSGSRSSPLTDQGMYGFFGSVEKGSPKKARWRDQTLLFNGEGSGTSGRAGPSLAVCSSSLPPAVGILPVLPLPQRGILPQQNAPTSRPSFLPWGQQGPEPTVPSNRALQNETHQPTGSSCQMQPVQPPHGQQSCWTSRQTIARKKSPALLPHVVVPCASSGLRPVGDQPHALGYTDTHRLARIHRPQSRSQPLSLPPLFASKKDGLCSKRSSDSRETPLGSDAEACGAEEKNRVLDSGQPPARGPLVSQGHMSEKESDRSRQGWLWTVGENRYTAQWVKKKQDTRSTRPW, encoded by the exons atggagttttcttttgataTTAACCAGTTATTCCCCGAGAGAGTCTCCATCTTGGACCAGACCATTGTTACAGGTCCTAAATCAGCACTAAG GCCAGATCTTCAAGCCCACATAGCCACAGTTATTGATGAACTTGGGAGAGCCTCAGCAAAG GCCCAACAGCTGCCAGCAGCTATAACAAGTGCCTCTAAGCTGCAGTCCCAGAGGCATCAGCTCTACCTGCTGAAGGACGGAGAGAGCAACAG AGGACGTGGTGTGGTGGTGGGATTTCTCAAAGTCGGCTACAAGAAGTTATTTCTGCTC GACCGACAGGGTGAGCACGTAGAGGCAGAGCCCCTGTGTGTCTTGGATTTCTACATAGCAGAGAACATGCAGCGACATGGCTACGGGCTGGAGCTCTTTGATTTCATGCTGCAG CACAAGAACTTAGAGCCGGTTCTGATGGCGTACGACAGGCCCTCGCCTAAATTCCTGTCTTTCTTGGCAAAGCATTACTGCCTGACACCAAGTGTTCCTCAG GCCAATAACTTTGTGGTGTATGAGGGCTTCTTCCTCAACAGATCAG GCTCGCGCTCCTCTCCTCTGACGGATCAGGGGATGTACGGCTTTTT CGGCTCAGTTGAGAAAGGTTCCCCTAAAAAAGCCAGATGGAGAGATCAAACCCTACTCTTTAATGGCGAGGGAAG TGGTACGTCAGGAAGAGCGGGCCCGTCCCTGGCCGTTTGCTCCTCCTCACTCCCCCCAGCGGTCGGGATCCTCCCAGTGCTCCCACTCCCTCAGCGTGGAATCCTCCCCCAGCAGAACGCCCCCACGAGCCGCCCCAGCTTCCTCCCCTGGGGGCAACAGGGACCAGAGCCCACAGTCCCCTCTAATCGAGCGCTGCAGAATGAGACGCACCAG CCAACAGGGTCTAGTTGCCAGATGCAGCCTGTACAGCCGCCACATGGACAGCAGAGCTGTTGGACTTCTAGACAGACCATTGCCAG aAAGAAGAGCCCTGCTCTCCTTCCTCATGTGGTAGTACCTTGTGCCTCCTCAGGTCTGAGACCAGTGGGGGATCAGCCACACGCTCTgggatacacagacacacacaggttggCCAGAATTCACAGACCACAAAGCAG GTCTCAGCCTCTCTCACTTCCACCTCTGTTTGCATCCAAGAAGGATGGCCTCTGTAGCAAGAGGTCCTcggacagcagagagacaccCCTGGGTTCAGATGCTGAAGCCTGTGGTGCTGAAGAGAAGAATAGGGTGTTGGACAGTGGACAGCCTCCAGCACGAGGCCCGTTGGTCAGCCAGGGACACATGTCGGAGAAGGAGAGCGACAGAAGCAGACAAGGCTGGTTGTGGACTGTAGGGGAGAACCGCTACACCGCCCAGTGGGTGAAGAAGAAGCAAGATACCAGGAGCACCCGGCCCTGGTGA
- the atat1 gene encoding alpha-tubulin N-acetyltransferase 1 isoform X4, whose translation MEFSFDINQLFPERVSILDQTIVTGPKSALRPDLQAHIATVIDELGRASAKAQQLPAAITSASKLQSQRHQLYLLKDGESNRGRGVVVGFLKVGYKKLFLLDRQGEHVEAEPLCVLDFYIAENMQRHGYGLELFDFMLQHKNLEPVLMAYDRPSPKFLSFLAKHYCLTPSVPQANNFVVYEGFFLNRSGSRSSPLTDQGMYGFFGSVEKGSPKKARWRDQTLLFNGEGSGTSGRAGPSLAVCSSSLPPAVGILPVLPLPQRGILPQQNAPTSRPSFLPWGQQGPEPTVPSNRALQNETHQPTGSSCQMQPVQPPHGQQSCWTSRQTIARKKSPALLPHVVVPCASSGLRPVGDQPHALGYTDTHRLARIHRPQSRRMASVARGPRTAERHPWVQMLKPVVLKRRIGCWTVDSLQHEARWSARDTCRRRRATEADKAGCGL comes from the exons atggagttttcttttgataTTAACCAGTTATTCCCCGAGAGAGTCTCCATCTTGGACCAGACCATTGTTACAGGTCCTAAATCAGCACTAAG GCCAGATCTTCAAGCCCACATAGCCACAGTTATTGATGAACTTGGGAGAGCCTCAGCAAAG GCCCAACAGCTGCCAGCAGCTATAACAAGTGCCTCTAAGCTGCAGTCCCAGAGGCATCAGCTCTACCTGCTGAAGGACGGAGAGAGCAACAG AGGACGTGGTGTGGTGGTGGGATTTCTCAAAGTCGGCTACAAGAAGTTATTTCTGCTC GACCGACAGGGTGAGCACGTAGAGGCAGAGCCCCTGTGTGTCTTGGATTTCTACATAGCAGAGAACATGCAGCGACATGGCTACGGGCTGGAGCTCTTTGATTTCATGCTGCAG CACAAGAACTTAGAGCCGGTTCTGATGGCGTACGACAGGCCCTCGCCTAAATTCCTGTCTTTCTTGGCAAAGCATTACTGCCTGACACCAAGTGTTCCTCAG GCCAATAACTTTGTGGTGTATGAGGGCTTCTTCCTCAACAGATCAG GCTCGCGCTCCTCTCCTCTGACGGATCAGGGGATGTACGGCTTTTT CGGCTCAGTTGAGAAAGGTTCCCCTAAAAAAGCCAGATGGAGAGATCAAACCCTACTCTTTAATGGCGAGGGAAG TGGTACGTCAGGAAGAGCGGGCCCGTCCCTGGCCGTTTGCTCCTCCTCACTCCCCCCAGCGGTCGGGATCCTCCCAGTGCTCCCACTCCCTCAGCGTGGAATCCTCCCCCAGCAGAACGCCCCCACGAGCCGCCCCAGCTTCCTCCCCTGGGGGCAACAGGGACCAGAGCCCACAGTCCCCTCTAATCGAGCGCTGCAGAATGAGACGCACCAG CCAACAGGGTCTAGTTGCCAGATGCAGCCTGTACAGCCGCCACATGGACAGCAGAGCTGTTGGACTTCTAGACAGACCATTGCCAG aAAGAAGAGCCCTGCTCTCCTTCCTCATGTGGTAGTACCTTGTGCCTCCTCAGGTCTGAGACCAGTGGGGGATCAGCCACACGCTCTgggatacacagacacacacaggttggCCAGAATTCACAGACCACAAAGCAG AAGGATGGCCTCTGTAGCAAGAGGTCCTcggacagcagagagacaccCCTGGGTTCAGATGCTGAAGCCTGTGGTGCTGAAGAGAAGAATAGGGTGTTGGACAGTGGACAGCCTCCAGCACGAGGCCCGTTGGTCAGCCAGGGACACATGTCGGAGAAGGAGAGCGACAGAAGCAGACAAGGCTGGTTGTGGACTGTAG
- the atat1 gene encoding alpha-tubulin N-acetyltransferase 1 isoform X2 codes for MEFSFDINQLFPERVSILDQTIVTGPKSALRPDLQAHIATVIDELGRASAKAQQLPAAITSASKLQSQRHQLYLLKDGESNRGRGVVVGFLKVGYKKLFLLDRQGEHVEAEPLCVLDFYIAENMQRHGYGLELFDFMLQHKNLEPVLMAYDRPSPKFLSFLAKHYCLTPSVPQANNFVVYEGFFLNRSGSRSSPLTDQGMYGFFGSVEKGSPKKARWRDQTLLFNGEGSGTSGRAGPSLAVCSSSLPPAVGILPVLPLPQRGILPQQNAPTSRPSFLPWGQQGPEPTVPSNRALQNETHQPTGSSCQMQPVQPPHGQQSCWTSRQTIARSETSGGSATRSGIHRHTQVGQNSQTTKQKDGLCSKRSSDSRETPLGSDAEACGAEEKNRVLDSGQPPARGPLVSQGHMSEKESDRSRQGWLWTVGENRYTAQWVKKKQDTRSTRPW; via the exons atggagttttcttttgataTTAACCAGTTATTCCCCGAGAGAGTCTCCATCTTGGACCAGACCATTGTTACAGGTCCTAAATCAGCACTAAG GCCAGATCTTCAAGCCCACATAGCCACAGTTATTGATGAACTTGGGAGAGCCTCAGCAAAG GCCCAACAGCTGCCAGCAGCTATAACAAGTGCCTCTAAGCTGCAGTCCCAGAGGCATCAGCTCTACCTGCTGAAGGACGGAGAGAGCAACAG AGGACGTGGTGTGGTGGTGGGATTTCTCAAAGTCGGCTACAAGAAGTTATTTCTGCTC GACCGACAGGGTGAGCACGTAGAGGCAGAGCCCCTGTGTGTCTTGGATTTCTACATAGCAGAGAACATGCAGCGACATGGCTACGGGCTGGAGCTCTTTGATTTCATGCTGCAG CACAAGAACTTAGAGCCGGTTCTGATGGCGTACGACAGGCCCTCGCCTAAATTCCTGTCTTTCTTGGCAAAGCATTACTGCCTGACACCAAGTGTTCCTCAG GCCAATAACTTTGTGGTGTATGAGGGCTTCTTCCTCAACAGATCAG GCTCGCGCTCCTCTCCTCTGACGGATCAGGGGATGTACGGCTTTTT CGGCTCAGTTGAGAAAGGTTCCCCTAAAAAAGCCAGATGGAGAGATCAAACCCTACTCTTTAATGGCGAGGGAAG TGGTACGTCAGGAAGAGCGGGCCCGTCCCTGGCCGTTTGCTCCTCCTCACTCCCCCCAGCGGTCGGGATCCTCCCAGTGCTCCCACTCCCTCAGCGTGGAATCCTCCCCCAGCAGAACGCCCCCACGAGCCGCCCCAGCTTCCTCCCCTGGGGGCAACAGGGACCAGAGCCCACAGTCCCCTCTAATCGAGCGCTGCAGAATGAGACGCACCAG CCAACAGGGTCTAGTTGCCAGATGCAGCCTGTACAGCCGCCACATGGACAGCAGAGCTGTTGGACTTCTAGACAGACCATTGCCAG GTCTGAGACCAGTGGGGGATCAGCCACACGCTCTgggatacacagacacacacaggttggCCAGAATTCACAGACCACAAAGCAG AAGGATGGCCTCTGTAGCAAGAGGTCCTcggacagcagagagacaccCCTGGGTTCAGATGCTGAAGCCTGTGGTGCTGAAGAGAAGAATAGGGTGTTGGACAGTGGACAGCCTCCAGCACGAGGCCCGTTGGTCAGCCAGGGACACATGTCGGAGAAGGAGAGCGACAGAAGCAGACAAGGCTGGTTGTGGACTGTAGGGGAGAACCGCTACACCGCCCAGTGGGTGAAGAAGAAGCAAGATACCAGGAGCACCCGGCCCTGGTGA
- the atat1 gene encoding alpha-tubulin N-acetyltransferase 1 isoform X6 — protein MEFSFDINQLFPERVSILDQTIVTGPKSALRPDLQAHIATVIDELGRASAKAQQLPAAITSASKLQSQRHQLYLLKDGESNRGRGVVVGFLKVGYKKLFLLDRQGEHVEAEPLCVLDFYIAENMQRHGYGLELFDFMLQHKNLEPVLMAYDRPSPKFLSFLAKHYCLTPSVPQANNFVVYEGFFLNRSGSRSSPLTDQGMYGFFGSVEKGSPKKARWRDQTLLFNGEGSGTSGRAGPSLAVCSSSLPPAVGILPVLPLPQRGILPQQNAPTSRPSFLPWGQQGPEPTVPSNRALQNETHQPTGSSCQMQPVQPPHGQQSCWTSRQTIARSETSGGSATRSGIHRHTQVGQNSQTTKQVSASLTSTSVCIQEGWPL, from the exons atggagttttcttttgataTTAACCAGTTATTCCCCGAGAGAGTCTCCATCTTGGACCAGACCATTGTTACAGGTCCTAAATCAGCACTAAG GCCAGATCTTCAAGCCCACATAGCCACAGTTATTGATGAACTTGGGAGAGCCTCAGCAAAG GCCCAACAGCTGCCAGCAGCTATAACAAGTGCCTCTAAGCTGCAGTCCCAGAGGCATCAGCTCTACCTGCTGAAGGACGGAGAGAGCAACAG AGGACGTGGTGTGGTGGTGGGATTTCTCAAAGTCGGCTACAAGAAGTTATTTCTGCTC GACCGACAGGGTGAGCACGTAGAGGCAGAGCCCCTGTGTGTCTTGGATTTCTACATAGCAGAGAACATGCAGCGACATGGCTACGGGCTGGAGCTCTTTGATTTCATGCTGCAG CACAAGAACTTAGAGCCGGTTCTGATGGCGTACGACAGGCCCTCGCCTAAATTCCTGTCTTTCTTGGCAAAGCATTACTGCCTGACACCAAGTGTTCCTCAG GCCAATAACTTTGTGGTGTATGAGGGCTTCTTCCTCAACAGATCAG GCTCGCGCTCCTCTCCTCTGACGGATCAGGGGATGTACGGCTTTTT CGGCTCAGTTGAGAAAGGTTCCCCTAAAAAAGCCAGATGGAGAGATCAAACCCTACTCTTTAATGGCGAGGGAAG TGGTACGTCAGGAAGAGCGGGCCCGTCCCTGGCCGTTTGCTCCTCCTCACTCCCCCCAGCGGTCGGGATCCTCCCAGTGCTCCCACTCCCTCAGCGTGGAATCCTCCCCCAGCAGAACGCCCCCACGAGCCGCCCCAGCTTCCTCCCCTGGGGGCAACAGGGACCAGAGCCCACAGTCCCCTCTAATCGAGCGCTGCAGAATGAGACGCACCAG CCAACAGGGTCTAGTTGCCAGATGCAGCCTGTACAGCCGCCACATGGACAGCAGAGCTGTTGGACTTCTAGACAGACCATTGCCAG GTCTGAGACCAGTGGGGGATCAGCCACACGCTCTgggatacacagacacacacaggttggCCAGAATTCACAGACCACAAAGCAG GTCTCAGCCTCTCTCACTTCCACCTCTGTTTGCATCCAAGAAGGATGGCCTCTGTAG
- the atat1 gene encoding alpha-tubulin N-acetyltransferase 1 isoform X3, which yields MEFSFDINQLFPERVSILDQTIVTGPKSALRPDLQAHIATVIDELGRASAKAQQLPAAITSASKLQSQRHQLYLLKDGESNRGRGVVVGFLKVGYKKLFLLDRQGEHVEAEPLCVLDFYIAENMQRHGYGLELFDFMLQHKNLEPVLMAYDRPSPKFLSFLAKHYCLTPSVPQANNFVVYEGFFLNRSAAQLRKVPLKKPDGEIKPYSLMAREVVRQEERARPWPFAPPHSPQRSGSSQCSHSLSVESSPSRTPPRAAPASSPGGNRDQSPQSPLIERCRMRRTSQQGLVARCSLYSRHMDSRAVGLLDRPLPGLRPVGDQPHALGYTDTHRLARIHRPQSRSQPLSLPPLFASKKDGLCSKRSSDSRETPLGSDAEACGAEEKNRVLDSGQPPARGPLVSQGHMSEKESDRSRQGWLWTVGENRYTAQWVKKKQDTRSTRPW from the exons atggagttttcttttgataTTAACCAGTTATTCCCCGAGAGAGTCTCCATCTTGGACCAGACCATTGTTACAGGTCCTAAATCAGCACTAAG GCCAGATCTTCAAGCCCACATAGCCACAGTTATTGATGAACTTGGGAGAGCCTCAGCAAAG GCCCAACAGCTGCCAGCAGCTATAACAAGTGCCTCTAAGCTGCAGTCCCAGAGGCATCAGCTCTACCTGCTGAAGGACGGAGAGAGCAACAG AGGACGTGGTGTGGTGGTGGGATTTCTCAAAGTCGGCTACAAGAAGTTATTTCTGCTC GACCGACAGGGTGAGCACGTAGAGGCAGAGCCCCTGTGTGTCTTGGATTTCTACATAGCAGAGAACATGCAGCGACATGGCTACGGGCTGGAGCTCTTTGATTTCATGCTGCAG CACAAGAACTTAGAGCCGGTTCTGATGGCGTACGACAGGCCCTCGCCTAAATTCCTGTCTTTCTTGGCAAAGCATTACTGCCTGACACCAAGTGTTCCTCAG GCCAATAACTTTGTGGTGTATGAGGGCTTCTTCCTCAACAGATCAG CGGCTCAGTTGAGAAAGGTTCCCCTAAAAAAGCCAGATGGAGAGATCAAACCCTACTCTTTAATGGCGAGGGAAG TGGTACGTCAGGAAGAGCGGGCCCGTCCCTGGCCGTTTGCTCCTCCTCACTCCCCCCAGCGGTCGGGATCCTCCCAGTGCTCCCACTCCCTCAGCGTGGAATCCTCCCCCAGCAGAACGCCCCCACGAGCCGCCCCAGCTTCCTCCCCTGGGGGCAACAGGGACCAGAGCCCACAGTCCCCTCTAATCGAGCGCTGCAGAATGAGACGCACCAG CCAACAGGGTCTAGTTGCCAGATGCAGCCTGTACAGCCGCCACATGGACAGCAGAGCTGTTGGACTTCTAGACAGACCATTGCCAG GTCTGAGACCAGTGGGGGATCAGCCACACGCTCTgggatacacagacacacacaggttggCCAGAATTCACAGACCACAAAGCAG GTCTCAGCCTCTCTCACTTCCACCTCTGTTTGCATCCAAGAAGGATGGCCTCTGTAGCAAGAGGTCCTcggacagcagagagacaccCCTGGGTTCAGATGCTGAAGCCTGTGGTGCTGAAGAGAAGAATAGGGTGTTGGACAGTGGACAGCCTCCAGCACGAGGCCCGTTGGTCAGCCAGGGACACATGTCGGAGAAGGAGAGCGACAGAAGCAGACAAGGCTGGTTGTGGACTGTAGGGGAGAACCGCTACACCGCCCAGTGGGTGAAGAAGAAGCAAGATACCAGGAGCACCCGGCCCTGGTGA
- the atat1 gene encoding alpha-tubulin N-acetyltransferase 1 isoform X5, whose protein sequence is MEFSFDINQLFPERVSILDQTIVTGPKSALRPDLQAHIATVIDELGRASAKAQQLPAAITSASKLQSQRHQLYLLKDGESNRGRGVVVGFLKVGYKKLFLLDRQGEHVEAEPLCVLDFYIAENMQRHGYGLELFDFMLQHKNLEPVLMAYDRPSPKFLSFLAKHYCLTPSVPQANNFVVYEGFFLNRSAAQLRKVPLKKPDGEIKPYSLMAREVVRQEERARPWPFAPPHSPQRSGSSQCSHSLSVESSPSRTPPRAAPASSPGGNRDQSPQSPLIERCRMRRTSQQGLVARCSLYSRHMDSRAVGLLDRPLPGLSLSHFHLCLHPRRMASVARGPRTAERHPWVQMLKPVVLKRRIGCWTVDSLQHEARWSARDTCRRRRATEADKAGCGL, encoded by the exons atggagttttcttttgataTTAACCAGTTATTCCCCGAGAGAGTCTCCATCTTGGACCAGACCATTGTTACAGGTCCTAAATCAGCACTAAG GCCAGATCTTCAAGCCCACATAGCCACAGTTATTGATGAACTTGGGAGAGCCTCAGCAAAG GCCCAACAGCTGCCAGCAGCTATAACAAGTGCCTCTAAGCTGCAGTCCCAGAGGCATCAGCTCTACCTGCTGAAGGACGGAGAGAGCAACAG AGGACGTGGTGTGGTGGTGGGATTTCTCAAAGTCGGCTACAAGAAGTTATTTCTGCTC GACCGACAGGGTGAGCACGTAGAGGCAGAGCCCCTGTGTGTCTTGGATTTCTACATAGCAGAGAACATGCAGCGACATGGCTACGGGCTGGAGCTCTTTGATTTCATGCTGCAG CACAAGAACTTAGAGCCGGTTCTGATGGCGTACGACAGGCCCTCGCCTAAATTCCTGTCTTTCTTGGCAAAGCATTACTGCCTGACACCAAGTGTTCCTCAG GCCAATAACTTTGTGGTGTATGAGGGCTTCTTCCTCAACAGATCAG CGGCTCAGTTGAGAAAGGTTCCCCTAAAAAAGCCAGATGGAGAGATCAAACCCTACTCTTTAATGGCGAGGGAAG TGGTACGTCAGGAAGAGCGGGCCCGTCCCTGGCCGTTTGCTCCTCCTCACTCCCCCCAGCGGTCGGGATCCTCCCAGTGCTCCCACTCCCTCAGCGTGGAATCCTCCCCCAGCAGAACGCCCCCACGAGCCGCCCCAGCTTCCTCCCCTGGGGGCAACAGGGACCAGAGCCCACAGTCCCCTCTAATCGAGCGCTGCAGAATGAGACGCACCAG CCAACAGGGTCTAGTTGCCAGATGCAGCCTGTACAGCCGCCACATGGACAGCAGAGCTGTTGGACTTCTAGACAGACCATTGCCAG GTCTCAGCCTCTCTCACTTCCACCTCTGTTTGCATCCAAGAAGGATGGCCTCTGTAGCAAGAGGTCCTcggacagcagagagacaccCCTGGGTTCAGATGCTGAAGCCTGTGGTGCTGAAGAGAAGAATAGGGTGTTGGACAGTGGACAGCCTCCAGCACGAGGCCCGTTGGTCAGCCAGGGACACATGTCGGAGAAGGAGAGCGACAGAAGCAGACAAGGCTGGTTGTGGACTGTAG